A region of Panthera uncia isolate 11264 chromosome D4, Puncia_PCG_1.0, whole genome shotgun sequence DNA encodes the following proteins:
- the SURF2 gene encoding surfeit locus protein 2 isoform X1 translates to MSEPPAEVLAFLREHPSLRLEPGAAKVKCALTGHELPCRLPELQVYTRGKKYRRLVSASPAFDYAEFEPHIVPSTKNPHQLFCRLTLRHINKVPEHVLRHTQGQRYQRALREYERCQKQGAEYVAACLLHRRRRREDQVDGAGPPRRGEAFWEPSSGEDGAAASDSDDSMTDLYPPEVFTRKDPGGTEHGDGTEDFLTEEEDERPRGLTETGPGGGEETRGDQEPVLKRRKRQLGSAKKFRRHHRKPKSFSSFKQSG, encoded by the exons ATGAGCGAGCCGCCGGCCGAAGTGCTCGCCTTCCTCCGCGAACACCCGAGTCTGCGGCTGGAGCCCGGCGCCGCTAAG GTGAAATGCGCTCTCACCGGCCACGAGTTGCCCTGCCGTCTGCCCGAACTCCAGGTCTACACCCGCGGCAAGAAGTACCGGCGGCTGGTCAGCGCCTCTCCGGCCTTCGATTACGCGgagttcgagccgcacatcgTGCCCAGCACCAAGAACCC GCACCAGCTGTTCTGCAGACTCACCCTGCGGCACATCAACAAGGTCCCCGAGCATGTGCTGAGGCACACCCAGGGCCAGCGGTACCAGAGAGCTCTGCGTGAAT ATGAAAGGTGTCAGAAGCAGGGCGCGGAGTACGTGGCCGCCTGCCTCCtgcacaggaggaggaggagggaggaccaGGTGGACGGCGCCGGGCCGCCTCGCCGGGGAGAAGCCTTCTGGGAACCTTCGTCCGGTGAGGACGGCGCAGCTGCGAGTGACAGTGATGACAGCATGACAGACCTGTACCCGC cCGAGGTGTTCACCAGAAAGGACCCGGGAGGGACTGAACACGGGGACGGCACTGAGGACTTTCTGACCGAGGAGGAGGACGAGAGGCCAAGGGGCCTGACGGAGACGGGCCCTGGGGGCGGAGAAGAGACGCGAGGGGACCAAGAGCCGGTCCTCAAGCGCCGGAAG AGGCAGTTGGGCTCAGCGAAGAAGTTCAGACGTCACCACCGTAAACCCAAGAGCTTCAGCTCTTTTAAACAGTCAGGTTAA
- the SURF2 gene encoding surfeit locus protein 2 isoform X2, with translation MSEPPAEVLAFLREHPSLRLEPGAAKVKCALTGHELPCRLPELQVYTRGKKYRRLVSASPAFDYAEFEPHIVPSTKNPHQLFCRLTLRHINKVPEHVLRHTQGQRYQRALREYERCQKQGAEYVAACLLHRRRRREDQVDGAGPPRRGEAFWEPSSGEDGAAASDSDDSMTDLYPPEVFTRKDPGGTEHGDGTEDFLTEEEDERPRGLTETGPGGGEETRGDQEPVLKRRKIKCQANVSEVN, from the exons ATGAGCGAGCCGCCGGCCGAAGTGCTCGCCTTCCTCCGCGAACACCCGAGTCTGCGGCTGGAGCCCGGCGCCGCTAAG GTGAAATGCGCTCTCACCGGCCACGAGTTGCCCTGCCGTCTGCCCGAACTCCAGGTCTACACCCGCGGCAAGAAGTACCGGCGGCTGGTCAGCGCCTCTCCGGCCTTCGATTACGCGgagttcgagccgcacatcgTGCCCAGCACCAAGAACCC GCACCAGCTGTTCTGCAGACTCACCCTGCGGCACATCAACAAGGTCCCCGAGCATGTGCTGAGGCACACCCAGGGCCAGCGGTACCAGAGAGCTCTGCGTGAAT ATGAAAGGTGTCAGAAGCAGGGCGCGGAGTACGTGGCCGCCTGCCTCCtgcacaggaggaggaggagggaggaccaGGTGGACGGCGCCGGGCCGCCTCGCCGGGGAGAAGCCTTCTGGGAACCTTCGTCCGGTGAGGACGGCGCAGCTGCGAGTGACAGTGATGACAGCATGACAGACCTGTACCCGC cCGAGGTGTTCACCAGAAAGGACCCGGGAGGGACTGAACACGGGGACGGCACTGAGGACTTTCTGACCGAGGAGGAGGACGAGAGGCCAAGGGGCCTGACGGAGACGGGCCCTGGGGGCGGAGAAGAGACGCGAGGGGACCAAGAGCCGGTCCTCAAGCGCCGGAAG ATAAAATGCCAAGCTAACGTTTCGGAAGTAAACTAG
- the LOC125923122 gene encoding surfeit locus protein 1 isoform X3, with protein MAAAAAVRWLGFRAARPAPAPARAVRRSVLAVPLRPGLETFLGLAWSPSRCGSSAAEAPATKAEDDSFLQWFLLLIPVTAFGLGTWQVQRRKWKLKLIAELESRVMAEPIPLPADPMELKNLEYRPVKVRGHFDHSKELYMMPRTMVDPAREAREAGRLSSSPESGAYVITPFHCTELGITILVNRGFVPRKKVNPDTRQKGQIEGEVDLVGMVRLTETRKPFVPENNPERNHWHYRDLEAMARLTGADPIFIDADFKSTVPGGPIGGQTRVTLRNEHMQYIITWYGLCAATSYLWFKKFLRRTSGV; from the exons atggcggcggcggcggcggtgcgGTGGCTGGGGTTTCGCGCTGCGCGGCCGGCGCCG GCCCCGGCGCGCGCCGTCCGGAGGAGCGTCCTTGCGGTCCCCCTGCGCCCAG GGTTGGAAACCTTCCTAGGGTTGGCCTGGAGCCCAAGCAGGTGTGGTAGTTCTGCAGCTGAAGCACCTGCCACCAAAGCAGAGGATGACTCCTTTCTCCAGTGGTTCCTGCTTCTCATTCCTGTGACTGCCTTTGGCCTGGGGACCTGGCAG GTCCAGCGTCGAAAGTGGAAGCTGAAGCTGATAGCAGAGCTCGAGTCTAGAGTTATGGCTGAGCCCATCCCTCTGCCAGCAGA CCCAATGGAACTGAAGAACCTGGAGTACAGGCCAGTGAAGGTCAGGGGGCACTTTGACCACTCCAAGGAGCTGTACATGATGCCTCGGACGATGGTGGACCCGGCCCGGGAGGCCCGGGAGGCCGGCCGCCTCTCTTCCTCGCCGGAGAGCGGGGCCTATGTCATCACCCCCTTCCACTGCACAGAGCTGGG AATCACCATCCTGGTAAATAGAGGGTTTGTCCCCAGGAAGAAAGTGAATCCGGATACACGGCAGAAAGGCCAG ATCGAGGGAGAAGTGGACCTAGTTGGGATGGTGAGGCTGACAGAAACCAGGAAGCCCTTTGTCCCTGAGAACAATCCAGAAAGAAATCACTGGCACTACCGGGACCTGGAGGCCATGGCCAGGCTCACAGGCGCAGACCCCATTTTCATTGATGCCGACTTCA AGAGCACCGTCCCCGGGGGACCCATTGGAGGGCAAACCCGAGTCACTCTGAGGAACGAGCACATGCAATACATCATCACCTG GTACGGACTCTGTGCAGCTACGTCATACCTGTGGTTTAAGAAATTCCTACGTCGGACTTCTGGTGTGTGA
- the LOC125923122 gene encoding surfeit locus protein 1 isoform X1, with protein MAAAAAVRWLGFRAARPAPAPARAVRRSVLAVPLRPGLAWSPSRCGSSAAEAPATKAEDDSFLQWFLLLIPVTAFGLGTWQVQRRKWKLKLIAELESRVMAEPIPLPADPMELKNLEYRPVKVRGHFDHSKELYMMPRTMVDPAREAREAGRLSSSPESGAYVITPFHCTELGITILVNRGFVPRKKVNPDTRQKGQIEGEVDLVGMVRLTETRKPFVPENNPERNHWHYRDLEAMARLTGADPIFIDADFKSTVPGGPIGGQTRVTLRNEHMQYIITWYGLCAATSYLWFKKFLRRTSGV; from the exons atggcggcggcggcggcggtgcgGTGGCTGGGGTTTCGCGCTGCGCGGCCGGCGCCG GCCCCGGCGCGCGCCGTCCGGAGGAGCGTCCTTGCGGTCCCCCTGCGCCCAG GGTTGGCCTGGAGCCCAAGCAGGTGTGGTAGTTCTGCAGCTGAAGCACCTGCCACCAAAGCAGAGGATGACTCCTTTCTCCAGTGGTTCCTGCTTCTCATTCCTGTGACTGCCTTTGGCCTGGGGACCTGGCAG GTCCAGCGTCGAAAGTGGAAGCTGAAGCTGATAGCAGAGCTCGAGTCTAGAGTTATGGCTGAGCCCATCCCTCTGCCAGCAGA CCCAATGGAACTGAAGAACCTGGAGTACAGGCCAGTGAAGGTCAGGGGGCACTTTGACCACTCCAAGGAGCTGTACATGATGCCTCGGACGATGGTGGACCCGGCCCGGGAGGCCCGGGAGGCCGGCCGCCTCTCTTCCTCGCCGGAGAGCGGGGCCTATGTCATCACCCCCTTCCACTGCACAGAGCTGGG AATCACCATCCTGGTAAATAGAGGGTTTGTCCCCAGGAAGAAAGTGAATCCGGATACACGGCAGAAAGGCCAG ATCGAGGGAGAAGTGGACCTAGTTGGGATGGTGAGGCTGACAGAAACCAGGAAGCCCTTTGTCCCTGAGAACAATCCAGAAAGAAATCACTGGCACTACCGGGACCTGGAGGCCATGGCCAGGCTCACAGGCGCAGACCCCATTTTCATTGATGCCGACTTCA AGAGCACCGTCCCCGGGGGACCCATTGGAGGGCAAACCCGAGTCACTCTGAGGAACGAGCACATGCAATACATCATCACCTG GTACGGACTCTGTGCAGCTACGTCATACCTGTGGTTTAAGAAATTCCTACGTCGGACTTCTGGTGTGTGA
- the LOC125923122 gene encoding surfeit locus protein 1 isoform X2 has protein sequence MQSVNVQGACPVATGWSVHSGAVVLVSRLLQVYLPGASDPTPRLETFLGLAWSPSRCGSSAAEAPATKAEDDSFLQWFLLLIPVTAFGLGTWQVQRRKWKLKLIAELESRVMAEPIPLPADPMELKNLEYRPVKVRGHFDHSKELYMMPRTMVDPAREAREAGRLSSSPESGAYVITPFHCTELGITILVNRGFVPRKKVNPDTRQKGQIEGEVDLVGMVRLTETRKPFVPENNPERNHWHYRDLEAMARLTGADPIFIDADFKSTVPGGPIGGQTRVTLRNEHMQYIITWYGLCAATSYLWFKKFLRRTSGV, from the exons ATGCAGTCGGTGAACGTCCAGGGAGCGTGCCCGGTGGCCACAGGCTGGTCTGTTCACTCTGGGGCAGTAGTGCTCGTGTCTAGGCTGCTCCAGGTCTATCTGCCGGGGGCTTCTGACCCCACGCCACGGTTGGAAACCTTCCTAGGGTTGGCCTGGAGCCCAAGCAGGTGTGGTAGTTCTGCAGCTGAAGCACCTGCCACCAAAGCAGAGGATGACTCCTTTCTCCAGTGGTTCCTGCTTCTCATTCCTGTGACTGCCTTTGGCCTGGGGACCTGGCAG GTCCAGCGTCGAAAGTGGAAGCTGAAGCTGATAGCAGAGCTCGAGTCTAGAGTTATGGCTGAGCCCATCCCTCTGCCAGCAGA CCCAATGGAACTGAAGAACCTGGAGTACAGGCCAGTGAAGGTCAGGGGGCACTTTGACCACTCCAAGGAGCTGTACATGATGCCTCGGACGATGGTGGACCCGGCCCGGGAGGCCCGGGAGGCCGGCCGCCTCTCTTCCTCGCCGGAGAGCGGGGCCTATGTCATCACCCCCTTCCACTGCACAGAGCTGGG AATCACCATCCTGGTAAATAGAGGGTTTGTCCCCAGGAAGAAAGTGAATCCGGATACACGGCAGAAAGGCCAG ATCGAGGGAGAAGTGGACCTAGTTGGGATGGTGAGGCTGACAGAAACCAGGAAGCCCTTTGTCCCTGAGAACAATCCAGAAAGAAATCACTGGCACTACCGGGACCTGGAGGCCATGGCCAGGCTCACAGGCGCAGACCCCATTTTCATTGATGCCGACTTCA AGAGCACCGTCCCCGGGGGACCCATTGGAGGGCAAACCCGAGTCACTCTGAGGAACGAGCACATGCAATACATCATCACCTG GTACGGACTCTGTGCAGCTACGTCATACCTGTGGTTTAAGAAATTCCTACGTCGGACTTCTGGTGTGTGA
- the RPL7A gene encoding 60S ribosomal protein L7a yields MPKGKKAKGKKVAPAPAVVKKQEAKKVVNPLFEKRPKNFGIGQDIQPKRDLTRFVKWPRYIRLQRQRAILYKRLKVPPAINQFTQALDRQTATQLLKLAHKYRPETKQEKKQRLLARAEKKAAGKGDVPTKRPPVLRAGVNTVTTLVENKKAQLVVIAHDVDPIELVVFLPALCRKMGVPYCIIKGKARLGRLVHRKTCTTVAFTQVNSEDKGALAKLVEAVRTNYNDRYDEIRRHWGGNVLGPKSVARIAKLEKAKAKELATKLG; encoded by the exons ATG CCGAAAGGGAAGAAGGCCAAGGGGAAGAAGGTGGCCCCGGCCCCTGCTGTTGTGAAGAAGCAGGAGGCCAAGAAGGTGGTCAACCCCCTGTTTGAGAAAAGGCCCAAGAACTTTGGCATCG GACAGGACATCCAGCCCAAAAGGGACCTCACGCGCTTTGTCAAGTGGCCCCGCTACATCCGACTGCAGCGGCAAAGGGCTATTCTCTATAAACGTCTCAAAGTGCCTCCTGCGATTAACCAGTTCACCCAGGCCTTGGACCGCCAAACAG CCACTCAGCTGCTCAAGCTGGCCCACAAATACAGGCCGGAGACCAAGcaagagaagaagcagagatTGCTGGCCCGGGCTGAGAAGAAGGCTGCTGGCAAAGGGGATGTCCCCACTAAGAGGCCCCCTGTCCTTCGAGCTG GGGTTAACACCGTCACCACCTTGGTGGAAAACAAGAAGGCTCAGCTGGTGGTGATCGCACACGATGTGGATCCTATCGAG CTGGTTGTCTTCCTGCCTGCCCTGTGTCGTAAGATGGGGGTTCCCTACTGCATCATCAAGGGGAAGGCCAGGCTGGGGCGACTGGTCCACAGGAAGACCTGCACCACTGTCGCCTTCACACAGGTTAACTC GGAAGACAAAGGAGCTCTGGCTAAGCTGGTGGAAGCCGTCAGAACCAATTACAACGACAGATACGATGAG ATCCGCCGCCACTGGGGAGGTAACGTCCTGGGTCCCAAGTCGGTGGCTCGCATCGccaagctggaaaaggcaaaggctAAAGAACTGGCCACCAAACTGGGCTGA
- the MED22 gene encoding mediator of RNA polymerase II transcription subunit 22 isoform X2: protein MAQQRALPQSKETLLQSYNKRLKDDIKSIMDNFTEIIKTAKIEDETQVSRATQGEQDNYEMHVRAANIVRAGESLMKLVSDLKQFLILNDFPSVNEAIDQRNQQLRALQEECDRKLIALRDEISIDLYELEEEYYSSSSSLCEANDLPLCEAYWRLDLDTDSADGLSAPVLASPEPSAGPLQAAAPAHSHSTGPGPTEHA, encoded by the exons ATGGCCCAGCAGAGAGCCCTGCCGCAGAGCAAGGAGACACTGTTGCAGTCTTACAACAAGCGGCTCAAGGACGACATCAAGTCCATCATGGACAACTTCACCGAGATCATCAAGACTGCCAAG ATCGAGGACGAGACTCAAGTGTCGAGGGCCACTCAGGGCGAGCAGGACAATTACGAGATGCACGTGCGAGCTGCCAACATC GTCCGAGCCGGCGAGTCCCTGATGAAACTGGTGTCCGACCTCAAGCAGTTTCTCATCCTCAATGACTTCCCATCGGTGAACGAGGCCATCGACCAGCGCAACCAGCAGCTGCGAGCCCTGCAGGAAGAGTGTGACCGGAAGCTCATCGCCCTGCGGGATGAGATCTCCATCGACCTGTACGAGCTGGAGGAGGAGTATTACTCGTCCAG CTCAAGTCTTTGCGAAGCTAATGACCTGCCTCTGTGCGAAGCTTACTGGAGGCTGGACCTCGACACAGACTCTGCTGATGGCCTCTCGGCCCCTGTGCTGGCGTCTCCGGAGCCCAGCGCTGGCCCCCTGCAGGCTGCAGCCCCTGCCCACTCCCATTCCACTGGCCCCGGCCCCACAGAGCACGCCTGA
- the MED22 gene encoding mediator of RNA polymerase II transcription subunit 22 isoform X1 → MTRGGAAERRPRSGQQCPAEKVQRTTGRRQPLWVCAAGQSPVGWGTCRFWAFLFVLQIEDETQVSRATQGEQDNYEMHVRAANIVRAGESLMKLVSDLKQFLILNDFPSVNEAIDQRNQQLRALQEECDRKLIALRDEISIDLYELEEEYYSSSSSLCEANDLPLCEAYWRLDLDTDSADGLSAPVLASPEPSAGPLQAAAPAHSHSTGPGPTEHA, encoded by the exons ATGACGAGAGGGGGTGCGGCTGAACGTCGCCCAAGGTCAGGTCAGCAGTGCCCGGCGGAGAAGGTACAGCGGACGACAGGCAGGAGGCAGCCACTGTGGGTGTGTGCAGCCGGCCAGTCACCTGTGGGCTGGGGCACCTGCCGATTCTGGGCTTTCTTGTTTGTCCTCCAGATCGAGGACGAGACTCAAGTGTCGAGGGCCACTCAGGGCGAGCAGGACAATTACGAGATGCACGTGCGAGCTGCCAACATC GTCCGAGCCGGCGAGTCCCTGATGAAACTGGTGTCCGACCTCAAGCAGTTTCTCATCCTCAATGACTTCCCATCGGTGAACGAGGCCATCGACCAGCGCAACCAGCAGCTGCGAGCCCTGCAGGAAGAGTGTGACCGGAAGCTCATCGCCCTGCGGGATGAGATCTCCATCGACCTGTACGAGCTGGAGGAGGAGTATTACTCGTCCAG CTCAAGTCTTTGCGAAGCTAATGACCTGCCTCTGTGCGAAGCTTACTGGAGGCTGGACCTCGACACAGACTCTGCTGATGGCCTCTCGGCCCCTGTGCTGGCGTCTCCGGAGCCCAGCGCTGGCCCCCTGCAGGCTGCAGCCCCTGCCCACTCCCATTCCACTGGCCCCGGCCCCACAGAGCACGCCTGA
- the LOC125923852 gene encoding uncharacterized protein LOC125923852 yields MVPRVRRRRQPSAEPPARGARLARPGSAGRDARGGAQSIVGPGLPWPRPLPSGGDGDGAVTFRPPRPTPPPPARCRVHSGRSVPGGDGTDRPWFSPLGTQIRSGTRRERVRSESTARPAGAGRAARAGDASAEKTRSGVLGGSACVWPPGTLTPFRARDSVLLTPLNSRPTFGHEAHRRGHRSQTLKPPCLLIPYIRSLSEFCWLSLQSISGTVFDLFQTATLILF; encoded by the exons ATGGTC CCGCGCGTGCGCAGGCGCCGCCAGCCGAGCGCCGAGCCGCCAGCGCGCGGTGCTCGACTAGCCAGGCCTGGCTCCGCCGGAAGAGACGCGCGGGGCGGGGCGCAAAGCATTGTGGGTCCTGGGCTTCCGTGGCCCCGGCCTCTTCCCTCGGGCGGGGATGGCGACGGTGCTGTGACTTTCCGGCCgccgcgccccacccccccccctccggcaCGGTGCCGCGTACACAGTGGGCGCTCAGTACCCGGGGGCGACGGGACTGATCGGCCGTGGTTCAGCCCTCTGGGGACCCAGATCCGAAGCGGGACCCGGCGAGAGCGGGTCCGCTCCGAAAGCACCGCGCGCCCAGCAGGTGCCGGGCGGGCTGCGAGGGCGGGAGATGCCAGCGCTGAGAAGACACGCAGCGGCGTCCTCGGCGGGTCTGCGTGTGTGTGGCCACCGGGAACAC TGACTCCCTTCAGAGCTCGTGACTCGGTGCTGCTGACTCCCCTGAACTCCAGGCCCACATTTGGACACGAGGCACATCGTCGTGG GCACAGAAGTCAGACCTTGAAGCCACCCTGCCTCCTCATTCCCTACATCCGGTCCTTGAGTGAATTCTGTTGGCTCTCCCTTCAAAGTATATCCGGAACTGTGTTTGACTTGTTCCAGACTGCCACCCTGATCCTGTTCTAG
- the SURF6 gene encoding surfeit locus protein 6, whose product MASLLAKDAYLQGLARKICSQPSPEPQKRKSASKTRGSEASGPPKKNRKKAQKKSWEREEKAVEPKAQPLGEKSPAASKARNPAAATEEEAFTSTGSPADVEVTESDSMFALDVLRQRLREKIQEARGQGSTSEPSPAALEKRRRRKQERDRKKRKRKELRAKEKVAKATEAVEPPREPPREEAQLGLLFNKVEVSAGEPAGKAQRRKEKRQKLKGNLTPLTGKNYRQLLERLRARQGRLAELRGQDEGKARELETKMRWTDLLYKAEGVRIRDDERLLQEALKRKEKRRAQRKRRWEKRTAHVVEKMQQRQDKRRQNLRKKKAARAERRLDRARRKGRILPQDLERAGLA is encoded by the exons ATGGCCTCTCTGCTCGCCAAGGACGCTTACCTGCAGGGCCTGGCCAGGAAAAtctgctcccagcccagcccGGAGCCGCAGAAACGCAAGTCCG CCAGCAAAACTCGAGGCTCAGAAGCTTCTGGGCCcccaaaaaagaacaggaagaaagcacagaagaaatcctgggagagggaggagaaggctgTGGAGCCAAAAGCCCAACCCCTAGGGGAGAAGTCTCCAGCAGCTTCCAAGGCCAGAAACCCAGCAGCAGCCACGGAGGAAGAGGCCTTCACCTCCACAGGATCTCCTGCAG ACGTCGAGGTCACAGAGTCTGATTCTATGTTTGCCCTGGATGTTCTGCGGCAGCGGCTACGTGAGAAAATACAGGAGGCCCGGGGCCAG ggcagCACCTCGGAGCCGTCTCCCGCGGCTCTGGAGAAAAGACGCCGGAGGAAGCAGGAGCGGGACCGCAAGAAGAGGAAGCGGAAGGAACTGAGGGCGAAGGAGAAGGTGGCAAAGGCCACGGAGGCTGTCGAGCCGCCCCGCGAGCCGCCCCGAGAGGAGGCACAGCTGGGGCTGCTCTTCAATAAG GTGGAGGTGAGCGCGGGGGAGCCGGCCGGCAAGGCCCAGCGCCGGAAGGAGAAGAGGCAGAAGCTGAAGGGGAACCTGACGCCGCTGACGGGGAAGAACTACCGGCAGCTGCTGGAGCGCCTGCGGGCGCGGCAGGGTCGGCTGGCCGAGCTGCGGGGCCAGGACGAGGGGAAGGCGCGGGAGCTGGAGACCAAGATGCGGTGGACCGACCTGCTGTACAAGGCCGAGGGCGTGCGGATCCGGGACGACGAGCGCCTGCTGCAGGAGGCCCTGAAGCGCAAGGAGAAGCGGCGGGCGCAGCGGAAGCGCAGGTGGGAGAAACGCACGGCCCACGTGGTCGAGAAAATGCAGCAGCGGCAGGACAAGCGGCGACAGAATCTGCGCAAGAAGAAGGCAGCCCGGGCCGAGCGGCGTCTGGACAGGGCTCGCAGGAAGGGCCGCATCCTGCCCCAGGACCTGGAGCGGGCCGGCCTGGCGTGA